From Candidatus Neomarinimicrobiota bacterium:
AGGACCCCCAGGCTGTCAGCCTGATGGACCCCTAAGGATCGTGCGGTGCCTTCATCAACTTCGTTAAGAATAACAATATCTGCCTGGGCAGCCTCAATGACACGAGCTGTGCGCTCCAGATCCAGTATGCCATCCATGCCCACGCCATGTCGGATATTGTAGGTCATGATGCTATGGGTATCTGTCTCTGATGTACAATTGGAAAGAATATTGCCCGCCAGGAGCAATATGAAGACGAGTAAGCTATGTCTCATCAGCTTTCTATTCAAAAATGCGTTTTGCAAAAGCAAATCGTCGTCCCAGATTTTCTGCATAATCTGGATCGTCAGGATTCATGCTCTGAATTTGAACCCCTTTTCCCAGACTATGAATAACCTTGCCATCACCCATATAGATGGCGGTATGGGTAATCATGCGGCGAGTTCCGGCAAAAAACATCAAATCCCCAGGAAGCATGGCAGCCATCCAGCCTGGATATCCCACCATACGACCCACATTGGCGATCTCATCTGAATCTCGTGGTAGATGGATATTGTTCAATGTATAACTCTGCATCACAAATCCTGAACAATCCACACCTTCAGCAGAACGACCACCCCAGACATAGGGTAGACCGAGGTATTGTTGTGCTGTTGTGAGAATTTCCTGACGAAGTGGATTGGCTGCAGGATCAATCAGTTTATAATGGTCGTTGGTGAGTTTTAACTCGCTACCATCTGCGAGAAGCAGCAGGTCATTTTCAAGATAGGGTAGGCGGGTTCCCATCAAGAATATCATTCCATTTTCCAGAGTATCATTTTTTGTGAAGACAGCCTGTTTACCCATATGATAGCGATTCCACTCCTGGAGATTGACACGACGCAGTGAATTTTTAGGTATATATCCTAGATAACCAATGGCTGATTGAACCTGCAGG
This genomic window contains:
- a CDS encoding C40 family peptidase, with product MRRSSIHTKLILSFVFGIFTLNSCIYLPSNNKHAEIHAIIDKANADFYLDNRIWYQDVHASVEGRTITLSGEAFYSIPVRGIGRKLKNAGYDFELIDSVHYLPETFPGNQAYGIITAPYIMGRYTPVNYKQEGTEMLYGEPVRLIREVDDYLQVQSAIGYLGYIPKNSLRRVNLQEWNRYHMGKQAVFTKNDTLENGMIFLMGTRLPYLENDLLLLADGSELKLTNDHYKLIDPAANPLRQEILTTAQQYLGLPYVWGGRSAEGVDCSGFVMQSYTLNNIHLPRDSDEIANVGRMVGYPGWMAAMLPGDLMFFAGTRRMITHTAIYMGDGKVIHSLGKGVQIQSMNPDDPDYAENLGRRFAFAKRIFE